From Periophthalmus magnuspinnatus isolate fPerMag1 chromosome 12, fPerMag1.2.pri, whole genome shotgun sequence, a single genomic window includes:
- the LOC117379340 gene encoding stonustoxin subunit beta-like yields the protein MECVRGETLEMPALGRPFKLGMLYDARADKLVPGMTLWDHEKLQQDMTETLKPNSEFEMLASDSISDKSSSLGVDASLKASFFSGLIAVDGSAKYLKDTKTSKQQARVTLQYKTTTCFRALTMNQLGAGNIMHPDVFEKGLATHVVTAILYGAQAFFVFDREVSDSENLQDVQGKLQVIIKKIPCISIEGEGALKMEDKDKEKVQKFSCKFHGDFSLSQNPVTFEDAMKVYQDLPKLLGPNGEKAVPVKVWLLPLTSLDSAAARLVRQVSVGLVFEVERTLEHLEDLDMRCRDVLNSTELKQFPQIVTKIRTFMGLCSEFKLGLQGVLAQKLPSIRGGGEEEAELAEILRKRAASPFSHDCLNQWVRCKVKEAKLIKTFCHLMKNTEVLSSQDDLDDRSSNVKNTVCFVFTSLETEEPYLSALSQYLKGSEQLSPRPKDLEMEQWYSDKDVREAVRTKAKLFGDFAEANSDNQDVKFLAVAFKDETHKGSTIYHYEEGFEVSDNFEPPSKPENISVDDVTHNSLTLHFSAPTWGAETVTGYRLEYSDGGEWQLSEAQTGVSQSERPERRHRVQFQTESRHCSGSGTGRRTQVHKNGS from the coding sequence gCATGACGCTGTGGGACCATGAGAAGCTGCAGCAGGACATGACAGAGACGCTGAAGCCCAACAGTGAGTTTGAGATGTTGGCGTCAGACTCCATTTCAGATAAGTCCAGTTCTCTGGGTGTGGACGCCTCACTCAAGGCCAGTTTCTTTAGTGGCCTCATCGCGGTCGATGGCTCTGCTAAATACCTGAAGGACACAAAGACCTCCAAACAGCAGGCCAGAGTCACTCTGCAGTACAAAACCACCACATGCTTCAGAGCGCTGACCATGAACCAGCTTGGAGCAGGAAACATCATGCACCCAGACGTGTTTGAGAAGGGGCTGGCCACACACGTTGTCACTGCCATTCTGTACGGCGCTCAGGCCTTCTTTGTGTTCGACCGAGAGGTGTCTGACTCTGAGAACCTCCAAGACGTTCAGGGAAAGCTCCAGGTGATCATTAAGAAGATCCCCTGCATCTCCATCGAGGGGGAAGGAGCTCTGAAGATGGAGGACAAGGACAAAGAAAAGGTCCAGAAATTTTCCTGCAAATTCCACGGAGACTTCAGCCTGAGTCAGAACCCGGTCACGTTTGAAGACGCCATGAAGGTTTACCAGGATCTGCCCAAACTGCTTGGCCCAAACGGAGAGAAGGCGGTGCCGGTGAAAGTGTGGCTACTGCCCCTCACCTCGCTGGACTCTGCAGCAGCTCGCCTGGTGCGGCAGGTCAGTGTGGGGTTGGTGTTTGAGGTGGAGAGGACTCTGGAGCACTTAGAGGACTTGGACATGAGGTGTCGAGATGTTTTGAACAGCACAGAGTTAAAGCAGTTTCCTCAGATAGTCACGAAGATCAGAACCTTCATGGGCTTGTGCTCCGAGTTTAAGCTGGGACTGCAGGGCGTTCTGGCTCAGAAGCTGCCGTCGATccgcggaggaggagaggaggaggcggagctcgCCGAGATACTCAGGAAAAGAGCTGCATCTCCGTTCAGTCACGACTGTCTGAACCAGTGGGTGAGGTGCAAAGTCAAAGAGGCCAAACTCATCAAAACCTTCTGTCACCTGATGAAGAACACAGAGGTCCTCTCCTCTCAGGATGACCTGGACGACAGGTCCAGTAATGTGAAGAACACTGTGTGCTTTGTCTTCACCTCCCTGGAGACTGAGGAGCCCTATCTCTCTGCCTTAAGTCAGTACTTAAAGGGCTCAGAACAGCTCAGCCCTCGGCCCAAAGACCTGGAGATGGAGCAGTGGTACAGCGACAAAGACGTCCGAGAGGCCGTGAGGACCAAGGCCAAGCTCTTTGGAGATTTTGCTGAGGCCAACAGTGACAATCAGGATGTTAAGTTTCTGGCAGTGGCTTTTAAGGATGAGACCCATAAAGGTTCAACCATCTACCATTACGAAGAAGGATTTGAAGTCAGTGATAACTTTGAGCCCCCTTCAAAGCCTGAGAACATCAGTGTGGACGATGTAACCCACAACAGTTTGACTCTGCACTTCAGCGCCCCCACATGGGGGGCAGAGACGGTGACGGGCTACAGGCTGGAGTACAGCGATGGAGGAGAGTGGCAGCTGTCTGAGGCTCAGACAGGGGTTAGTCAAAGTGAGCGCCCTGAGCGCAGACACAGAGTACAGTTTCAGACTGAGAGCCGTCACTGCAGTGGGTCTGGGACCGGCCGCAGAACTCAAGTCCATAAAAACGGCTCCTGA